A single genomic interval of Bacillus smithii harbors:
- a CDS encoding endolytic transglycosylase MltG, translating into MSRETVRAFAFGLLSAALALFLFVQFFYRPEASMSTQEMIHALKKQGYTVSSPKESSNQPINRKSYSSKREKLQADTSRKTKNESSKETNNANRSFRLTISPGTTPDQIAQRLEQEKIINSASQFSEYMNQNGFSKKLQIGTYSLNSQMTMEDIANTITKSK; encoded by the coding sequence ATGAGCAGAGAAACAGTACGTGCATTCGCTTTTGGATTGCTTTCAGCAGCATTGGCCTTATTTTTATTTGTACAGTTTTTTTATCGACCTGAAGCCAGTATGAGCACTCAAGAGATGATACACGCATTGAAAAAACAGGGGTACACGGTTTCTTCCCCGAAAGAGTCAAGTAATCAGCCGATAAATCGAAAATCATATAGCTCGAAGCGCGAAAAACTGCAGGCGGATACATCTCGCAAGACGAAGAATGAGTCATCTAAAGAAACGAACAATGCCAATCGTTCGTTCCGGTTAACGATATCGCCTGGAACGACGCCAGATCAAATCGCCCAACGTTTGGAACAAGAAAAAATCATCAATAGCGCCAGTCAATTTAGTGAGTACATGAACCAAAACGGCTTTTCCAAAAAACTGCAAATCGGTACGTATTCATTAAACTCGCAAATGACGATGGAGGATATTGCCAACACCATTACAAAGTCAAAATAA
- a CDS encoding rhomboid family intramembrane serine protease, which yields MSFREDYIFWRLAYFLLMEQDYRLMAISDDRRELWLENTAIKRAPVVRLLRHELDWSNWLQRDIQLTAANGEKIRKRFMRRGLNVVSMYVSKYPPVDDYEHLLKAPYTPLETSQTNVTPILFAQGHEEEAFDQLNTLFQNGARHWHFRDAYEESEVRSLEQLVLTGAVQKEEKDRNLLEYGNPFFTYLFIAVQVAVFLLLEINGGSTNTDTLIRFGAKFNPLILDGEWWRFFTPIFLHIGVLHLLMNTMALYYLGTMVEKIFGRWRFLWIYLFSGFLGSVASFVFTPNLSAGASGAIFGCFGALLFFGFVNRSLFFRTIGMNVIVVIIINLIFGFTVPGIDNSGHIGGLIGGFLAAGVSYVPSQRNWSLQATFFLLSFLLTVFLLWAGYHGGFFRIA from the coding sequence ATGAGTTTTCGCGAAGACTATATTTTTTGGCGCCTTGCTTATTTTTTGTTGATGGAACAAGATTATCGGCTCATGGCAATATCCGATGACCGCCGGGAGTTGTGGTTGGAAAATACGGCAATAAAACGAGCTCCAGTTGTCCGGTTGCTTCGCCATGAACTTGACTGGAGCAATTGGCTGCAAAGGGACATTCAGCTGACGGCAGCAAACGGGGAGAAGATCCGCAAGCGTTTCATGAGAAGAGGGCTCAATGTTGTCAGTATGTATGTATCCAAATACCCACCGGTCGATGATTATGAACATTTGCTGAAAGCACCTTATACTCCGCTCGAGACTTCTCAAACAAACGTCACCCCAATATTGTTCGCTCAAGGTCATGAAGAAGAAGCATTTGATCAGTTGAATACGCTGTTTCAAAATGGAGCTCGACACTGGCATTTTCGTGATGCTTATGAGGAAAGCGAAGTTCGATCCCTTGAACAGCTTGTTTTGACTGGAGCTGTTCAAAAAGAAGAAAAGGATCGAAATTTACTTGAGTATGGCAACCCTTTTTTCACCTACCTTTTTATCGCTGTTCAAGTCGCCGTGTTTCTCTTGCTGGAGATAAACGGCGGGAGTACGAATACGGATACGTTGATTCGATTTGGCGCTAAGTTCAACCCGCTTATTCTCGATGGGGAGTGGTGGCGCTTTTTTACCCCGATTTTTCTTCATATCGGCGTTCTGCATTTGCTGATGAATACGATGGCATTGTATTATCTTGGAACAATGGTCGAGAAAATATTCGGAAGATGGCGGTTTTTATGGATTTATTTGTTTTCCGGTTTTCTTGGTTCGGTTGCCAGTTTTGTCTTTACTCCCAATCTGTCCGCAGGGGCGAGCGGTGCCATATTTGGTTGTTTCGGCGCTCTTTTATTTTTCGGATTTGTAAATCGTAGTTTGTTTTTTCGGACAATAGGGATGAACGTGATTGTGGTCATAATCATCAATTTAATTTTCGGGTTTACTGTGCCCGGAATAGATAATTCGGGACATATCGGCGGATTAATCGGCGGATTTTTAGCTGCCGGTGTTTCCTATGTTCCGAGTCAACGCAACTGGAGCCTTCAGGCGACGTTTTTCCTCCTTTCTTTCCTGCTGACCGTTTTTCTTTTATGGGCAGGATATCATGGCGGATTTTTTCGGATAGCTTAA
- a CDS encoding helix-turn-helix domain-containing protein — protein MYGFILGLLAASLLLFILSFFMKSRFKTMEQQLEEISLQFLQENYQVKKKLKVLEEELLMGDPYSEEKNSRQKVNEIIRNQVISLYFQGKSMDQIAKQSSLSLSQVKQILKPYQSNEYKKDMIF, from the coding sequence ATGTATGGATTTATCTTGGGATTATTAGCCGCATCGCTCCTTTTATTCATTCTATCTTTCTTCATGAAAAGTCGTTTCAAAACGATGGAACAGCAGCTAGAAGAAATATCGCTTCAATTCCTTCAAGAAAATTACCAGGTGAAAAAGAAGCTGAAAGTTTTAGAAGAGGAACTTTTAATGGGAGATCCCTATTCCGAAGAGAAAAATTCCCGTCAAAAAGTGAACGAAATCATTCGCAATCAAGTGATATCCTTATATTTCCAAGGAAAGAGCATGGATCAAATCGCCAAACAATCTTCCCTTTCTCTCAGCCAAGTCAAACAAATTTTAAAACCCTATCAAAGCAATGAATATAAGAAGGACATGATTTTTTGA
- a CDS encoding DUF2759 domain-containing protein encodes MGLVIIFSLITLLALFGTVSALKNKNILGIVFGLATLGVFGWFTVMTVLHSGYPGV; translated from the coding sequence ATGGGTCTGGTCATTATCTTCTCTCTTATTACCTTGCTTGCGTTATTCGGAACTGTGAGCGCTCTCAAAAACAAAAACATTCTGGGAATTGTGTTTGGGCTGGCGACTTTAGGCGTATTTGGCTGGTTTACGGTTATGACGGTTCTTCACAGCGGTTATCCCGGGGTATAA
- the rpmG gene encoding 50S ribosomal protein L33 produces MRVNITLACTECGDRNYISTKNKRNNADRLELKKYCPREKRVTLHRETK; encoded by the coding sequence ATGCGCGTAAACATCACTTTAGCATGTACGGAATGCGGTGATCGTAATTATATTTCTACGAAAAATAAGCGTAACAATGCTGATCGTCTTGAGCTTAAAAAATATTGCCCAAGAGAAAAACGCGTTACTTTGCACCGCGAAACAAAGTAA
- a CDS encoding ROK family glucokinase has product MMAKEKWIAAVDLGGTSVKLAFLNMDGEILDHWSIPTDRSSKGRNIVPDIAKSIFETLQAKQETKDRLLGIGLGAPGPIDYSTGRIYKTVNLGWEDDYPLKQALEKETGLPVVVENDANCAALGEMWKGAGNGAANLVCVTLGTGVGGGVIANGDIVRGAKGAAGEIGHIVVEIEDGFSCNCGKKGCLETVASATGIVRLAKVELERADSGSILKEKFNANQDISAKDVFEAADGGDDLAKRIVDRVAFYLGFALANIGNSLNPDYIVVGGGVSNAGSTLLDPVRKYFKQYAFPPVGESTKIERASLGNSAGVIGAGWLVKKEFSREQ; this is encoded by the coding sequence ATGATGGCGAAAGAAAAATGGATTGCAGCCGTTGACTTAGGAGGAACATCGGTTAAACTGGCTTTTTTGAATATGGATGGGGAGATTTTAGATCATTGGTCAATCCCAACGGATCGATCGTCTAAAGGTCGAAACATTGTTCCGGATATCGCGAAATCGATTTTTGAAACACTTCAGGCTAAACAGGAAACGAAAGACAGGCTCTTAGGGATTGGACTCGGCGCACCCGGTCCGATTGATTATTCTACCGGACGAATTTATAAAACCGTCAACCTGGGTTGGGAAGACGATTATCCGCTAAAACAAGCATTGGAAAAAGAAACGGGTTTGCCTGTTGTGGTTGAAAATGATGCCAACTGTGCTGCTCTGGGGGAAATGTGGAAAGGAGCAGGCAACGGGGCTGCAAATCTTGTTTGTGTCACTCTAGGCACAGGGGTTGGCGGTGGCGTCATTGCCAATGGAGATATTGTTCGGGGAGCAAAAGGTGCCGCCGGAGAAATTGGCCATATCGTCGTGGAAATCGAAGACGGATTTTCATGCAATTGCGGAAAAAAAGGATGCTTGGAAACCGTGGCTTCAGCGACAGGCATCGTTCGATTAGCCAAAGTGGAGCTGGAGCGAGCGGATAGCGGTTCCATTTTAAAAGAAAAATTTAATGCCAATCAAGATATAAGTGCAAAAGATGTATTTGAAGCGGCTGATGGCGGCGATGATTTGGCAAAACGTATCGTGGATCGAGTTGCCTTCTATTTGGGCTTTGCACTTGCCAATATAGGCAATAGTTTAAATCCGGACTATATTGTGGTAGGCGGTGGTGTATCCAATGCCGGAAGCACTCTTTTGGACCCTGTCCGAAAATATTTTAAACAGTATGCATTCCCGCCTGTCGGCGAATCCACAAAGATTGAACGTGCATCACTTGGGAATAGCGCCGGTGTAATCGGGGCAGGCTGGCTTGTGAAGAAAGAATTCAGCCGTGAACAATAG
- a CDS encoding 5-formyltetrahydrofolate cyclo-ligase, translating into MDKKEWRKKMKNTLSSLSKQEYEQYSYRISKSLFSTKEWQEAAVVGVTVSIAPEVDTWQVIREAWNQKKTVAVPKCLPDEKRLQFHTLTSFLELETVYYGLFEPIPERTEKMDPADIDLLLVPGLAFMNNGYRLGFGGGYYDRFLKLYKKQTASLAFSSQIVSQLPVESHDIPVQKIITEERIIECDSI; encoded by the coding sequence TTGGACAAGAAGGAATGGAGAAAGAAGATGAAAAATACGTTGTCATCTCTTTCTAAACAAGAATATGAGCAATATTCTTATCGTATTTCAAAGTCATTGTTTTCAACAAAAGAGTGGCAGGAGGCTGCTGTCGTCGGTGTAACGGTTTCCATCGCTCCGGAAGTAGATACATGGCAGGTGATCCGTGAAGCATGGAATCAAAAAAAGACAGTGGCCGTTCCTAAATGTCTTCCCGATGAAAAAAGGCTCCAGTTTCATACATTAACTTCTTTTCTGGAGTTGGAAACTGTTTATTACGGGTTATTTGAACCGATTCCGGAACGAACGGAAAAAATGGATCCGGCAGATATCGATCTTCTCCTTGTACCGGGCCTTGCTTTTATGAATAATGGCTATCGATTAGGCTTCGGCGGCGGCTACTATGATCGATTTTTAAAACTATATAAAAAGCAAACGGCGTCGCTGGCCTTCTCTAGTCAAATCGTTTCGCAGCTGCCTGTGGAATCTCATGACATTCCTGTCCAAAAAATCATCACGGAAGAAAGGATCATTGAATGTGACAGCATTTGA
- a CDS encoding M14 family metallopeptidase: MDITVRKGDTFFRYSRLFSIPEQLIADSNPGMDPQCLKIGEKVKIPGFVAKRYRMKKGDTFWKMAIERCLSPTALQTVNPDMDPQHLLPGNEIFLPKRVLNLETSLDQPYDSKRLEEEINRIAAIYPFVRVQKIGESVDQKPIWELKIGKGNKKIHMNGSFHANEWITTVVLITFFKHFLLSLTNHCFFHGIQAYSLYPHITLSVVPMVNPDGVDLVLNGPPESKREQLMKWNGGSKEFSKWKANIQGVDLNNQFPANWEIEKKRKKPKSPAPRDYPGKQPLTEPEAAAMAELAKNEKFDRVIALHTQGKEIYWGYEGKEPKEAEVLAKWFSRMSGYKSVRYVDSHAGFKDWFIQEFGKSGFTIELGKGLNPLPLSQWKEIYRDVSGILLCALLG; the protein is encoded by the coding sequence ATGGATATAACGGTGCGAAAAGGGGATACGTTTTTCCGCTACAGCCGATTATTCAGCATTCCTGAGCAGCTGATCGCTGATTCCAATCCCGGTATGGACCCTCAATGCTTGAAAATCGGGGAAAAAGTAAAGATTCCGGGGTTTGTGGCAAAACGTTATCGTATGAAAAAAGGAGATACATTTTGGAAAATGGCAATCGAAAGATGTTTGTCTCCTACTGCTTTGCAAACAGTCAACCCCGACATGGACCCCCAGCATTTACTTCCGGGAAATGAAATTTTCTTGCCGAAACGAGTGCTAAACTTGGAAACATCCTTGGATCAACCGTATGACTCCAAACGATTAGAAGAGGAAATCAACAGGATTGCGGCTATTTATCCGTTTGTCCGTGTTCAAAAAATCGGAGAAAGCGTGGATCAAAAACCGATATGGGAACTAAAGATTGGAAAAGGAAATAAAAAAATTCATATGAACGGTTCTTTTCACGCGAATGAATGGATCACAACGGTTGTGTTGATCACTTTTTTCAAACATTTCTTGCTGTCTTTGACCAACCACTGTTTTTTCCACGGAATTCAAGCTTATTCTCTCTACCCGCATATTACATTGTCCGTTGTACCGATGGTGAACCCGGATGGCGTCGATTTAGTATTAAATGGGCCCCCGGAATCCAAGCGTGAACAATTGATGAAATGGAATGGGGGGAGCAAGGAATTTTCGAAATGGAAAGCGAATATTCAAGGGGTGGATTTGAACAATCAGTTTCCGGCAAATTGGGAGATTGAAAAAAAACGCAAAAAGCCAAAATCTCCTGCGCCGCGGGACTATCCCGGAAAACAGCCATTGACAGAACCGGAAGCTGCAGCGATGGCTGAACTGGCGAAAAATGAAAAGTTTGACAGAGTGATTGCTTTGCATACTCAAGGCAAAGAGATTTATTGGGGGTATGAAGGAAAAGAACCGAAAGAAGCGGAAGTTTTGGCCAAATGGTTTTCCAGAATGAGCGGCTATAAGTCGGTGAGGTACGTGGATAGTCATGCCGGATTTAAAGATTGGTTTATTCAAGAATTTGGAAAATCGGGGTTTACGATCGAACTGGGTAAAGGCTTAAACCCGTTGCCTCTTTCTCAATGGAAGGAAATTTATCGAGACGTTTCAGGAATATTGTTGTGTGCACTGCTTGGATGA
- a CDS encoding MBL fold metallo-hydrolase yields MKWSRMPLGPLQTNCYILWNDDKDCIIFDPGDEGDKLCRWIDQHELKPLAILLTHAHFDHIGAVDQVRETYRIPVYVHENEAKWLLDPTLNGSQLFLRDKAVRVKPADVILTVEKELTLGSFRFQLLETPGHSPGSLSYYSQELEAVFCGDTLFNGSIGRTDLPGGNHEDLLKSIHERLLTLPEETVVLPGHGPETSIENEMDMNPFLNGF; encoded by the coding sequence ATGAAATGGAGCAGAATGCCGCTTGGACCTCTGCAAACGAATTGCTATATTTTATGGAACGATGACAAAGATTGTATCATTTTCGATCCCGGCGATGAAGGGGATAAGCTGTGCCGGTGGATTGATCAACACGAGTTGAAGCCGCTGGCAATATTATTGACGCATGCTCATTTTGATCATATTGGTGCGGTTGATCAAGTAAGAGAAACGTATCGGATTCCTGTATATGTCCATGAGAATGAAGCTAAATGGCTTTTGGATCCGACATTGAACGGCTCTCAGCTTTTTTTAAGAGATAAAGCCGTTCGAGTAAAGCCGGCTGATGTGATTTTAACGGTGGAAAAGGAACTGACGCTTGGATCTTTTCGTTTTCAGCTTTTGGAAACCCCCGGCCACTCACCGGGAAGCCTATCTTATTATTCACAGGAATTGGAAGCTGTTTTTTGTGGAGATACGCTGTTCAATGGCAGTATTGGTCGGACAGACCTCCCTGGCGGAAACCATGAAGATCTTTTAAAAAGCATCCATGAACGTCTCCTCACTCTTCCTGAAGAAACCGTTGTATTACCTGGACACGGTCCGGAAACCTCCATCGAAAACGAAATGGATATGAATCCTTTTTTAAATGGATTTTGA
- a CDS encoding glycosyltransferase family 4 protein, with protein sequence MTDSCRLAVLMFSWEFPPHLAGGLARHVEGLSLALSDEGVEIHLITAESEGMPVYERKNGIHIYRSGPLHPNEPQFLKWVADLNSCMIRKAGDILAHHEIHLIHAHDWLVAGAALSCKRIFGLPLITTVHSTEYGRSGNRMSDIQRIIHEKECELMLQSDRLIVCSAPMKKEVQQILTHHPPLSVIANGIDTEKDKEWSSSCLSGRFQWLKDKTYFFSIGRMVWEKGFQTIIEAAPMMDSADLCFIIAGKGPLLERFRQQVKERGLEDNVYFVGYVTEEERIALLNHCTLTIFPSLYEPFGIAALEAMAAKKLVVSANTGGLETFIKHQHSGILFEAGNPESLTKEIVSVLNHPSMIDKLAQQGYYTAKHLYSWEEAAKKTKKLYESIWTV encoded by the coding sequence GTGACCGACTCTTGCCGACTTGCTGTTTTGATGTTTTCATGGGAGTTTCCTCCGCATTTGGCAGGAGGGCTTGCGAGACATGTGGAGGGGTTGTCATTGGCGCTTTCAGACGAAGGTGTTGAGATTCATCTCATCACTGCTGAAAGCGAGGGAATGCCCGTATATGAACGAAAAAACGGCATCCATATTTACCGATCAGGTCCCCTTCATCCAAATGAACCCCAATTTCTGAAGTGGGTCGCCGATTTAAATAGTTGTATGATTCGCAAGGCAGGAGACATTCTCGCCCATCATGAAATACATCTCATCCATGCCCATGATTGGCTGGTAGCAGGCGCAGCGCTTTCGTGCAAACGAATTTTTGGTCTTCCTCTTATCACAACGGTTCATTCCACTGAATATGGTCGAAGCGGAAACAGGATGTCCGATATACAGCGAATCATTCATGAAAAGGAATGCGAATTGATGCTGCAGAGCGACCGCTTGATTGTCTGCAGCGCACCAATGAAAAAAGAAGTCCAACAAATCTTGACTCACCACCCGCCGTTATCCGTTATTGCCAACGGCATCGATACAGAAAAAGATAAAGAATGGTCATCTTCGTGTTTGAGTGGACGCTTTCAATGGCTGAAAGACAAGACGTATTTCTTTTCAATTGGAAGAATGGTATGGGAAAAAGGATTTCAGACTATCATCGAAGCGGCGCCGATGATGGACTCGGCTGATCTTTGTTTCATCATTGCCGGAAAGGGACCGTTGTTGGAACGGTTTCGCCAACAGGTAAAAGAACGCGGTTTGGAAGATAACGTTTATTTTGTCGGATATGTAACGGAAGAAGAGCGCATTGCGTTATTAAACCATTGTACGCTTACGATTTTTCCCAGCCTTTATGAACCGTTTGGCATCGCTGCCTTGGAAGCAATGGCCGCCAAGAAATTGGTTGTGTCCGCCAATACCGGAGGACTCGAGACGTTTATCAAGCACCAGCATTCCGGGATTCTTTTCGAAGCAGGAAATCCCGAAAGTTTAACGAAAGAAATCGTCTCTGTATTGAATCATCCAAGTATGATAGATAAACTGGCACAGCAAGGCTATTATACGGCAAAACACTTATACAGCTGGGAAGAAGCCGCGAAGAAAACGAAAAAGCTATATGAGTCCATATGGACCGTTTAA
- a CDS encoding LTA synthase family protein gives MKWLVGRKLPLTWAAVLLLWIKTFIVYLANFHIDTENTLQNWILWMNPLSFLLFVLGLGQLWKKAENQMTYVVAISLILSLLLYANVVFYRFFNDYLTLPLLFQTNNFGDLGNSAWEEFQWYDFFFFTDVLLLFLIVKRKPSFISFQPFSTISRRAYFYVAASLLCLNLGLAETERPQLLTRTFDREALVKNIGIYYYDIYDILLQSKSSAQRALADSSELSDIENYIHANYAKPSDKWFGIAQGKNVIVISMESMQNFVINHKVNGQEITPFLNRLIKNSLYFDNFYHQTGQGKTSDSEFLLENSLYPLGRGAVFFTNSGNTYYSMAKKLKNSGYYTAAMHANNKSFWNRDIMYPALGYDRFYSADDYHITPENVINWGLKDIPFFDQSAKFLEELPNPFYAKLITLTNHHPFYYSPEDQKISEFTSNDGTVNRYFVTARYTDEAVERFLEKLKKNGLYDRSIIVLYGDHYGISQNHNEAMSQYLGKEITPLEAVKLQKVPCIIHIPGMKKGMTIHEVAGQIDLRPTILHLLGIETKHDIQFGHDLLSRDHPDFVAFRDGSLMTDHYVYTRNQCYEQESGKLLDRQVCSRFSKTAQTELSYSDRIIYGDLLRFYKDK, from the coding sequence ATGAAATGGCTGGTCGGAAGGAAGCTTCCGCTGACATGGGCGGCCGTTTTGCTCTTATGGATAAAGACGTTTATCGTTTATCTGGCAAATTTTCATATTGATACAGAAAATACTCTGCAAAACTGGATTTTATGGATGAATCCCCTTAGCTTTCTTTTGTTTGTTTTAGGGTTGGGGCAATTATGGAAAAAAGCCGAAAATCAAATGACTTATGTCGTGGCGATCAGTTTGATTTTGTCTTTGCTCTTATATGCAAACGTTGTCTTTTATCGCTTTTTTAACGATTACCTTACATTGCCGTTGTTATTTCAAACCAATAATTTTGGAGATTTAGGCAATAGCGCATGGGAAGAATTTCAATGGTACGACTTCTTCTTTTTTACAGACGTTCTTTTGCTGTTTCTCATCGTAAAAAGGAAGCCTTCCTTTATCTCTTTTCAACCGTTTTCTACTATCTCGCGCCGTGCCTATTTTTATGTAGCGGCGTCTCTGTTGTGTCTAAATTTAGGCTTGGCAGAGACGGAAAGGCCGCAGCTGTTGACGAGAACATTTGATCGAGAAGCGCTTGTAAAAAACATCGGAATTTACTATTACGACATTTATGATATTTTGCTTCAGTCAAAATCTTCTGCCCAACGCGCTTTAGCAGACAGCAGTGAATTGTCTGATATTGAAAATTATATCCATGCGAATTATGCCAAACCAAGTGACAAATGGTTCGGCATTGCACAAGGAAAAAACGTCATCGTCATTTCCATGGAATCGATGCAAAACTTTGTCATAAACCATAAAGTCAACGGACAGGAGATTACTCCGTTTTTAAATCGCTTGATCAAAAATAGTCTGTATTTTGACAACTTTTATCATCAAACGGGTCAAGGGAAAACATCCGATTCTGAATTTTTGCTGGAAAATTCATTGTACCCTTTAGGCAGAGGAGCTGTCTTCTTTACGAATTCAGGGAATACGTATTACTCAATGGCGAAAAAGTTGAAAAATTCAGGATATTATACAGCTGCCATGCATGCCAATAATAAATCTTTCTGGAATCGGGATATCATGTATCCGGCGCTTGGATATGATCGTTTTTACAGTGCCGACGATTACCATATAACGCCGGAAAATGTCATCAATTGGGGGTTGAAAGACATTCCCTTTTTTGATCAGTCCGCGAAGTTTTTGGAAGAATTACCCAACCCTTTTTATGCAAAGTTGATTACGTTAACGAACCACCATCCGTTTTATTACAGTCCTGAAGATCAGAAGATTAGTGAATTCACATCCAATGATGGGACCGTCAACCGCTATTTTGTTACGGCTCGATATACGGATGAAGCGGTGGAACGTTTTTTGGAAAAATTGAAAAAGAACGGTTTGTACGATCGTTCGATCATTGTTCTGTACGGGGACCACTACGGAATTTCTCAAAACCACAATGAGGCGATGAGCCAATATTTAGGGAAGGAAATTACTCCATTAGAAGCGGTTAAACTGCAAAAAGTGCCATGCATTATCCATATCCCAGGAATGAAAAAAGGAATGACCATTCATGAAGTGGCGGGTCAAATCGATTTGCGCCCGACCATTTTACATTTGCTTGGGATCGAAACAAAACACGACATTCAATTCGGTCATGATCTTTTGTCGCGCGATCACCCGGATTTCGTTGCTTTTAGGGATGGGAGCTTGATGACCGATCATTATGTCTATACTCGAAATCAATGCTACGAGCAAGAAAGCGGCAAATTATTGGACCGCCAAGTTTGTAGTCGATTCAGCAAAACAGCACAAACGGAGTTAAGTTATTCCGATCGGATTATTTATGGCGATTTGCTGCGTTTTTATAAGGACAAATAA
- a CDS encoding DUF92 domain-containing protein — protein sequence MTAFDCFVMTVIVLVGLAGVYGNALSVSGGIAAIITGLTIYWAADWKGLVVLGAFFFSSSLLSKWKSKVKEPSEERLAKGSRRDWQQVLANGGPAVLFLIIYHFERDIQWLWAFIAAIAAANADTWASEIGIVGKKKPISVKTWKQVEKGVSGAVSLVGTAGAVGGAAWIAVIAYLLYLPSLLSVIGFAAAGFFGNVIDTFLGAYFQSEYECPNCGVHTEKRFHCGKNTILKKGHPVFNNETVNFLSSLLGGLLAWMMI from the coding sequence GTGACAGCATTTGATTGTTTCGTGATGACTGTGATTGTTCTCGTTGGTTTGGCGGGCGTTTATGGAAATGCCTTATCTGTTTCAGGTGGTATCGCGGCCATTATTACGGGTTTGACGATTTATTGGGCTGCCGATTGGAAAGGGCTCGTCGTGCTGGGTGCGTTTTTTTTCTCTTCAAGCCTCTTGTCTAAGTGGAAATCGAAAGTGAAAGAGCCATCGGAAGAACGTTTAGCGAAAGGATCCAGGCGAGATTGGCAGCAAGTATTGGCTAACGGGGGACCGGCTGTCCTTTTTCTAATCATTTACCATTTCGAAAGAGACATACAATGGCTTTGGGCCTTTATCGCTGCCATTGCTGCGGCCAATGCTGATACATGGGCTTCAGAAATCGGGATTGTCGGTAAAAAGAAACCGATTTCCGTAAAAACATGGAAACAAGTCGAAAAAGGTGTGTCCGGTGCGGTGTCTTTAGTGGGAACAGCGGGGGCTGTCGGTGGCGCGGCGTGGATTGCTGTCATTGCATACTTACTATATTTGCCCTCCCTTTTAAGCGTGATCGGTTTCGCCGCAGCAGGCTTTTTCGGAAATGTAATCGATACGTTTTTGGGTGCTTATTTCCAGAGCGAATATGAATGTCCGAATTGCGGGGTTCATACTGAAAAACGTTTTCATTGCGGGAAGAACACCATCCTTAAGAAAGGGCATCCTGTGTTTAACAATGAAACCGTCAACTTTCTTTCAAGCTTATTGGGCGGCTTGTTGGCATGGATGATGATCTAA
- a CDS encoding DUF4912 domain-containing protein, translating to MVQTTWKPFVNELSAALLPFQKALCSWIIDERFVAAVMEFYQKPANEHIWDLRLYDITGICFDGNNACSAQTFKIAKDHHYWIIKGLQSGHSYIFELGFWTITHEFFPLLRSNEIHCPSAETGAEKLSDGVISEDRQRPKWRGHISTYSYYE from the coding sequence ATGGTGCAAACAACTTGGAAGCCATTTGTGAATGAATTATCGGCGGCTCTTCTTCCGTTTCAAAAAGCGCTATGCTCATGGATCATAGATGAGCGATTTGTTGCGGCCGTGATGGAATTTTATCAAAAACCAGCTAACGAACATATTTGGGATTTGCGGCTGTATGACATAACGGGTATTTGTTTCGATGGCAATAATGCTTGTAGTGCCCAAACATTTAAAATAGCGAAAGATCATCATTATTGGATCATAAAAGGATTGCAATCAGGACATTCTTACATTTTTGAATTGGGGTTTTGGACCATTACCCATGAATTTTTTCCTCTTCTTCGTTCTAATGAAATTCATTGTCCTAGTGCCGAAACAGGGGCTGAAAAACTTTCAGATGGGGTGATCAGCGAGGATAGACAACGACCTAAATGGCGCGGACATATAAGCACCTATTCTTATTATGAATAA
- a CDS encoding YqgQ family protein — protein MKTIYDVQQLLKQFGTIIYIGDRLADLELMEMELKELYKSQLVDTKDFQSAILLLRHEIQKEKEKREGLGG, from the coding sequence TTGAAAACGATTTATGATGTTCAACAGCTTTTAAAACAATTTGGCACCATTATATATATCGGGGACAGACTGGCGGATTTGGAATTGATGGAAATGGAGTTAAAGGAACTGTATAAATCGCAGCTAGTAGATACAAAAGACTTTCAATCCGCCATTTTGCTGCTTCGTCATGAAATTCAAAAAGAAAAAGAGAAAAGAGAGGGTTTAGGCGGATGA